In one window of Kosmotoga pacifica DNA:
- a CDS encoding DUF364 domain-containing protein, whose amino-acid sequence MNSIFDRVLQYVTEVAGEELVIDYIVGTGITAVKLEKGEVGIAHLFRDEIPSGCTLFNELVSTPIKLSEFLKLGERFHPVTVSLALAACNAVLGRYFSPKDCSEKDVFDILEITPEDTVGFVGDFRPLTNSLREKVKKVIIFERHPGSNYLPDWALPWKLKDCDVLIVTGTTVMNRTIDMILNAARTDRIVVYGPSTPLLSEVFPGNVRVLGGALITDGELAMKIAARAGGTKNLFRESAAKKVTIVK is encoded by the coding sequence ATGAACAGCATTTTTGATAGAGTCCTCCAGTATGTTACTGAAGTCGCGGGTGAAGAATTAGTAATAGATTACATCGTTGGTACTGGTATTACCGCTGTGAAACTTGAAAAGGGTGAGGTGGGAATTGCACATCTGTTTAGGGATGAAATTCCTTCTGGTTGTACATTATTCAATGAACTCGTTTCTACACCCATAAAGCTCAGCGAATTCTTGAAGCTCGGCGAACGTTTCCACCCCGTCACTGTCAGTCTTGCCCTCGCGGCGTGTAACGCCGTGCTCGGGCGATACTTCTCTCCGAAAGATTGCTCCGAAAAGGATGTCTTTGATATCCTTGAGATAACTCCTGAGGATACAGTTGGATTTGTTGGGGACTTCAGACCGCTAACAAATTCCCTGCGCGAAAAGGTGAAAAAGGTTATCATTTTCGAAAGGCACCCCGGTAGCAATTATCTGCCAGATTGGGCATTACCCTGGAAACTCAAAGATTGTGATGTGTTGATCGTTACAGGTACAACGGTGATGAACAGAACGATTGATATGATTCTAAACGCTGCAAGGACAGACAGGATCGTTGTTTATGGACCTTCTACCCCGTTATTATCAGAAGTGTTCCCAGGAAATGTGCGGGTGCTTGGTGGAGCGCTGATTACTGATGGGGAACTTGCTATGAAGATAGCAGCACGGGCTGGGGGAACAAAAAATCTTTTCCGAGAAAGCGCGGCAAAAAAGGTTACTATAGTAAAGTAA